A DNA window from Actinomadura luzonensis contains the following coding sequences:
- a CDS encoding nuclear transport factor 2 family protein yields the protein MSARDVFERLRGYLSGVDDDELWAEDVVVETPFAVPGRARRIEGRAAFLDRARAGRAALPFRLEMSDVVVHETRDPDVVIVEYELGATLPGTGERRSAPFIGVLRARDGQVVLWREYQDPLRVAAATGHLPEVLAAARQAMADVPPGGQDAIAGQDAIAGQDAIA from the coding sequence ATGAGCGCACGGGACGTGTTCGAGCGGCTGCGCGGCTACCTGAGCGGCGTGGACGACGACGAGCTCTGGGCCGAGGACGTCGTCGTCGAGACGCCGTTCGCCGTCCCCGGCCGGGCCCGCCGGATCGAGGGCCGGGCCGCCTTCCTCGACCGGGCCCGCGCCGGCCGGGCGGCGCTGCCGTTCCGGCTGGAGATGAGCGACGTCGTCGTGCACGAGACCCGCGACCCCGACGTCGTCATCGTCGAGTACGAGCTGGGCGCCACCCTCCCCGGCACCGGCGAGCGCCGCTCGGCCCCCTTCATCGGCGTGCTGCGGGCGCGCGACGGGCAGGTCGTGCTCTGGCGGGAGTACCAGGACCCGCTGCGCGTCGCCGCCGCCACCGGCCACCTGCCCGAGGTGCTGGCCGCCGCGCGGCAGGCCATGGCGGACGTCCCGCCTGGCGGTCAGGACGCCATCGCGGGTCAGGACGCCATCGCGGGTCAGGACGCCATCGCGTAG
- a CDS encoding LysR family transcriptional regulator, with amino-acid sequence MDLRQLRGFVAVAGAGTVTEAANALGLAPASVSEQVRRLEQSLGVALFERTPRGMRLTEPGAVLLERARGLLDHAEEVRRAVTGGRRRVRIGALEMVAAARLPAVIRRLSRRRPDLDVDVRALTRQDLLAELAGGRLDAALLLDAGPRVGGLGFDPPAGLDFLDVGEVRLSLVAAPGGDTEPLLVSPRGCSIRLAAERLPDLSRTPRRELTSIATAREWARQGLGSALLPDFAVDGDLAAGALVPLGGQDAGALALRLVWQRGREPALRDVLYAMAS; translated from the coding sequence ATGGACTTGCGGCAGTTGCGGGGGTTCGTGGCGGTGGCCGGGGCCGGGACGGTCACCGAGGCCGCCAACGCGCTCGGCCTCGCCCCGGCGTCGGTGTCGGAGCAGGTGCGCCGGCTGGAGCAGAGCCTCGGCGTGGCGCTGTTCGAGCGTACGCCGCGCGGGATGCGGCTGACCGAGCCGGGCGCGGTGCTGCTGGAGCGGGCGCGGGGGCTGCTGGACCACGCCGAGGAGGTACGGCGGGCGGTGACGGGCGGGCGCCGCCGGGTGCGGATCGGCGCGCTGGAGATGGTGGCCGCGGCCCGGCTGCCCGCGGTGATCCGCCGCCTGTCGCGGCGCCGCCCCGACCTGGACGTGGACGTGCGCGCGCTGACCCGCCAGGACCTGCTGGCGGAGCTGGCCGGCGGCCGGCTGGACGCGGCGCTGCTGCTGGACGCCGGGCCGCGGGTGGGCGGCCTCGGCTTCGACCCGCCCGCCGGGCTGGACTTCCTGGACGTGGGCGAGGTGCGGCTGTCGCTGGTCGCGGCGCCGGGCGGCGACACCGAGCCGCTGCTGGTGAGCCCGCGCGGCTGCTCGATCCGGCTGGCCGCCGAGCGCCTGCCGGACCTGTCCCGCACCCCGCGCAGGGAGCTGACCAGCATCGCGACCGCCCGCGAGTGGGCCAGGCAGGGGCTCGGCAGCGCCCTGCTGCCGGACTTCGCGGTGGACGGCGACCTCGCGGCCGGCGCCCTGGTCCCGCTCGGGGGGCAGGACGCGGGCGCGCTGGCGTTGCGGCTGGTCTGGCAGCGCGGGCGGGAGCCCGCCCTGCGGGACGTGCTCTACGCGATGGCGTCCTGA
- a CDS encoding MFS transporter, whose product MRMFGFSLAYFLVILDTTVLTIALPDLRASLGGSLAGQQWAVNAYTVAFAAALLTGGAVADRYGAARVFKLGVAAFGAVSLLCAAAPALGPLIGLRALLGVAAALCTGGSLGLLAELFPEPAARARATGLWAAITGSALAAGPLLGGLLVDVSGWRAVFLLNPPLALVSLLVMRRVRSPRGVRGIDWQVQVLACAFLGLVAEALIDASALAGGLALAALAALVAVERRSHAPALPGGLLAATWPELLAGVVANFAFSGALFVLTLLFQDTRHLTPTAAGLAFLPLTLPMTVNPLLTGRLVARHGPRPAILGGLALIAAALTGLALTDLVAPWLLVMGFGLSFVLPALMAGMVSSAPAGTAGTAGGVLNTFRQVGATLGVAVMGVLGRPLLAAAVLTALTCACYGLAAARARRVRVS is encoded by the coding sequence ATGCGAATGTTCGGCTTCTCCCTCGCCTACTTCCTGGTGATCCTGGACACCACCGTGCTCACGATCGCCCTGCCCGACCTGCGGGCCTCGCTCGGCGGCTCGCTGGCCGGCCAGCAGTGGGCCGTGAACGCGTACACGGTCGCCTTCGCCGCCGCGCTCCTCACCGGCGGCGCCGTGGCCGACCGCTACGGCGCGGCCCGCGTGTTCAAGCTGGGCGTGGCGGCCTTCGGCGCGGTCTCCCTGCTCTGCGCGGCCGCGCCCGCCCTCGGCCCGCTGATCGGGCTGCGGGCGCTGCTCGGCGTGGCGGCCGCGCTGTGCACCGGCGGCTCGCTCGGGCTGCTGGCCGAGCTGTTCCCCGAGCCCGCCGCCCGGGCCCGCGCCACCGGCCTGTGGGCCGCGATCACCGGCAGCGCCCTCGCGGCCGGGCCGCTGCTCGGCGGCCTGCTCGTGGACGTGTCCGGCTGGCGCGCCGTCTTCCTCCTCAACCCGCCGCTCGCCCTGGTCAGCCTGCTCGTCATGCGGCGGGTGCGCTCCCCGCGCGGCGTGCGCGGCATCGACTGGCAGGTGCAGGTGCTGGCCTGCGCGTTCCTCGGGCTGGTGGCCGAGGCGCTGATCGACGCCTCGGCGCTCGCCGGCGGGCTCGCGCTCGCGGCCCTGGCGGCGCTGGTGGCCGTCGAACGCCGCAGCCACGCCCCGGCCCTGCCCGGCGGCCTGCTCGCCGCCACCTGGCCCGAGCTGCTGGCCGGCGTGGTCGCCAACTTCGCCTTCTCCGGGGCGCTGTTCGTCCTGACCCTGCTGTTCCAGGACACCCGCCACCTCACGCCGACGGCCGCCGGGCTGGCGTTCCTGCCGCTCACGCTCCCGATGACGGTCAACCCGCTGCTCACCGGCCGCCTCGTCGCCCGCCACGGGCCGCGCCCGGCCATCCTCGGCGGCCTCGCCCTCATCGCCGCCGCGCTGACCGGGCTGGCCCTGACCGACCTGGTGGCGCCGTGGCTGCTCGTGATGGGGTTCGGGCTGTCGTTCGTGCTGCCCGCGCTCATGGCCGGCATGGTGAGCAGCGCCCCGGCCGGGACGGCGGGCACGGCGGGCGGCGTGCTCAACACCTTCCGCCAGGTCGGGGCCACGCTGGGCGTCGCCGTCATGGGCGTGCTCGGCCGCCCCCTGCTGGCGGCGGCCGTCCTGACCGCCCTCACCTGCGCCTGCTACGGCCTGGCGGCCGCCCGGGCCCGCCGGGTCCGGGTATCGTGA
- a CDS encoding B3/B4 domain-containing protein, translated as MTAFQHSPDLWRDFPELVPGVLTARGVTADAPVADRLLPYTETAAKRLATAGTESELPEIQAWRRAFARMGLKPTQYRCASESLLRRLRKEGALPGLHPLIDLCNAVSVGYAIPVAVFDLSRIAGDLEVRRATGEETYLTFGGETEHPAPGEVIFADAEGRAHARRWTNRQSGLSAVRPGTTDVLIVAEALHDTARADIDALLAALTADLAALWPGAPSTPSVLTPSAPRFTVTA; from the coding sequence ATGACGGCCTTCCAGCACTCCCCGGACCTCTGGCGCGACTTCCCCGAGCTGGTGCCCGGGGTCCTCACGGCACGCGGCGTCACCGCGGACGCGCCCGTGGCCGACCGGCTGCTCCCGTACACCGAGACCGCCGCCAAACGGCTGGCCACGGCGGGCACGGAGAGCGAGCTGCCGGAGATCCAGGCGTGGCGGCGGGCCTTCGCCCGCATGGGGCTCAAGCCCACGCAATACCGCTGCGCCTCGGAGTCGCTGCTGCGCCGCCTGCGCAAGGAGGGCGCGCTGCCGGGCCTGCACCCCCTGATCGACCTGTGCAACGCCGTCTCCGTCGGCTACGCGATCCCCGTCGCGGTGTTCGACCTCTCCCGGATCGCGGGCGACCTGGAGGTGCGCCGCGCGACGGGGGAGGAGACGTACCTGACCTTCGGCGGCGAGACCGAGCACCCGGCCCCGGGCGAGGTGATCTTCGCCGACGCCGAGGGGCGGGCGCACGCCCGCCGCTGGACCAACCGGCAGAGCGGCCTGTCCGCCGTCCGCCCCGGCACCACGGACGTCCTGATCGTCGCCGAAGCCCTCCACGACACGGCCCGCGCCGACATCGACGCCCTCCTGGCCGCCCTCACGGCCGACCTGGCCGCCCTCTGGCCCGGCGCGCCGAGCACCCCGTCCGTGCTCACCCCGTCCGCCCCCCGCTTCACCGTCACGGCCTGA
- the glnA gene encoding type I glutamate--ammonia ligase, with product MFNSADDVLKFISDEGVQFVDVRFTDLPGTTHHFTFPVENFSASVFTDGLMFDGSSIRGFQQIHESDMLLLPDPASAVVDPFRQHKTLNINFFVHDPLTGEAYSRDPRNVARKAEEYLKGTGIADTVYFGPEAEFYIFDDVRFETRQNAGYYYIDSIEGAWNTGKSTEGGNLGYKPRYKGGYFPVPPMDHFTDLRSEMVRNLIECGIEVEMQHHEVGTAGQAEIDFKFGTLLKTADNLMLYKYIIKSTALEFGHTVTFMPKPIFGDNGSGMHCHQSLWKDGSPLFYDEVGYAGLSDTARYYIGGLLKHAPSLLAFTNPTVNSYHRLVPGYEAPVNLVYSQRNRSACVRIPITGSNPKAKRIEFRVPDPSCNPYFAFSAMLMAGIDGIRNKIEPPEPVDKDLYELPPEEARNIPQVPGSLTDVLNALEEDHDYLLEGGVFTPDLIETWLSYKRENEVDPIRLRPHPHEFELYYDV from the coding sequence GTGTTCAACTCCGCCGACGACGTCCTGAAGTTCATCAGTGACGAAGGGGTGCAGTTCGTCGATGTCAGGTTCACCGACCTGCCGGGGACGACGCACCACTTCACCTTCCCGGTAGAGAACTTCAGCGCGAGCGTCTTCACTGACGGACTCATGTTCGACGGCTCGTCGATCCGCGGCTTCCAGCAGATCCACGAGTCCGACATGCTCCTGCTGCCCGACCCGGCCAGCGCCGTCGTGGACCCGTTCCGCCAGCACAAGACGCTGAACATCAACTTCTTCGTGCACGACCCGCTCACCGGCGAGGCCTACAGCCGCGACCCGCGCAACGTCGCGCGCAAGGCGGAGGAGTACCTCAAGGGCACCGGCATCGCCGACACGGTGTACTTCGGCCCGGAGGCCGAGTTCTACATCTTCGACGACGTCCGCTTCGAGACCCGGCAGAACGCCGGCTACTACTACATCGACTCCATCGAGGGCGCCTGGAACACCGGCAAGTCGACCGAGGGCGGCAACCTCGGCTACAAGCCGCGCTACAAGGGCGGCTACTTCCCGGTGCCGCCGATGGACCACTTCACCGACCTGCGCTCGGAGATGGTCCGCAACCTCATCGAGTGCGGCATCGAGGTCGAGATGCAGCACCACGAGGTGGGCACCGCAGGCCAGGCGGAGATCGACTTCAAGTTCGGCACGCTGCTCAAGACCGCCGACAACCTGATGCTGTACAAGTACATCATCAAGAGCACGGCGCTGGAGTTCGGCCACACCGTCACGTTCATGCCCAAGCCGATCTTCGGTGACAACGGCTCCGGCATGCACTGCCACCAGTCGTTGTGGAAGGACGGCTCGCCGCTGTTCTACGACGAGGTCGGCTACGCGGGCCTGTCCGACACCGCCCGCTACTACATCGGCGGCCTGCTCAAGCACGCCCCGTCGCTGCTGGCCTTCACCAACCCGACGGTCAACTCCTACCACCGCCTGGTGCCGGGCTACGAGGCGCCGGTCAACCTCGTCTACTCGCAGCGCAACCGGTCGGCCTGCGTCCGCATCCCGATCACGGGCTCCAACCCGAAGGCCAAGCGCATCGAGTTCCGGGTGCCGGACCCGTCCTGCAACCCGTACTTCGCCTTCTCGGCGATGCTCATGGCGGGCATCGACGGCATCCGCAACAAGATCGAGCCGCCGGAGCCGGTCGACAAGGACCTCTACGAGCTGCCGCCCGAGGAGGCCCGCAACATCCCGCAGGTCCCCGGCTCCCTCACCGACGTGCTCAACGCGCTGGAGGAGGACCACGACTACCTGCTCGAAGGCGGCGTCTTCACGCCCGACCTGATCGAGACGTGGCTGTCGTACAAGCGGGAGAACGAGGTCGACCCGATCCGCCTGCGCCCGCACCCGCACGAGTTCGAGCTGTACTACGACGTCTGA
- a CDS encoding RDD family protein, whose amino-acid sequence MSSKQPRWTQTWLGGVRSAGIDLGYPGERLGLPEEGSGSVSGWGRRIGALVIDWMICTWVVVQLLLRIDPAGSPWAPVAVFALQYLLLVGFMGQTFGHRLMGVRVAAMDGGDPRLLPVAVRTVLLCLAVPALIWDRDHRGLHDRVSNTVVVRM is encoded by the coding sequence ATGAGCAGCAAGCAGCCCCGGTGGACGCAGACGTGGCTCGGCGGGGTCAGGTCCGCCGGCATCGACCTCGGCTACCCGGGGGAGCGCCTGGGGCTGCCCGAGGAGGGCAGCGGGTCGGTCTCCGGCTGGGGCCGCAGGATCGGGGCCCTGGTGATCGACTGGATGATCTGCACGTGGGTCGTCGTGCAGCTGCTGCTCCGGATCGACCCGGCCGGGTCGCCGTGGGCGCCGGTGGCCGTGTTCGCCCTGCAGTACCTGCTGCTGGTCGGCTTCATGGGGCAGACGTTCGGGCACCGGCTGATGGGCGTGCGGGTGGCGGCGATGGACGGCGGCGACCCCCGGCTGCTGCCCGTGGCGGTGCGCACCGTGCTGCTGTGCCTGGCCGTGCCCGCGCTCATCTGGGACCGCGACCACCGCGGCCTGCACGACCGGGTGTCCAACACCGTCGTCGTCCGCATGTGA
- a CDS encoding TetR/AcrR family transcriptional regulator has product MMMAGLRERKKEQTRRRIAETALRLFGERGYDAVTVNEVAEAAGVAKVTLFSYFPSKESLVLDGVKDDAAAVVDGRPEGRTPLAALRAHYSALAHQGDAAGVDVEGMLLRVQVITGSPALLEGVHQARMEQRHELAAALARALPGRGLAPQLMAAQVTTAVTTLQEVFFLRLSEGMPLEQAARRLGEDVELAFDLLEHGFAAIEGERA; this is encoded by the coding sequence ATGATGATGGCAGGACTGCGGGAGCGGAAGAAGGAGCAGACGCGGCGGCGCATCGCCGAGACCGCGCTGCGGCTGTTCGGCGAGCGCGGCTACGACGCGGTGACCGTCAACGAGGTCGCCGAGGCGGCCGGGGTCGCCAAGGTCACCCTGTTCAGCTACTTCCCGTCCAAGGAGTCCCTGGTCCTGGACGGCGTCAAGGACGACGCCGCCGCGGTCGTGGACGGGCGGCCGGAGGGGCGGACGCCGCTCGCCGCGCTGCGCGCCCACTACAGCGCGCTGGCGCACCAGGGCGACGCGGCCGGGGTGGACGTCGAGGGCATGCTGCTCAGGGTCCAGGTGATCACCGGCAGCCCGGCGCTGCTGGAGGGCGTCCACCAGGCCCGCATGGAGCAGCGCCACGAGCTGGCCGCCGCGCTCGCCCGCGCCCTGCCCGGCCGCGGGCTGGCCCCCCAGCTCATGGCCGCCCAGGTCACCACCGCCGTCACCACGCTCCAGGAGGTCTTCTTCCTGCGGCTGTCGGAGGGCATGCCGCTGGAGCAGGCGGCGCGACGCCTCGGCGAGGACGTCGAGCTGGCCTTCGACCTCCTGGAGCACGGGTTCGCAGCGATCGAAGGGGAGAGAGCGTGA
- a CDS encoding class I SAM-dependent methyltransferase: MLSSSSRANRWWWDGNADDYQLEHGDFLRDAGFVWCPEGVDEAEARLLGEVRGRRVLEIGCGAAQCARWLAGQGAAVAAFDVSHRQLQHSRRLDLGTGVRVPAVQADAEAMPFADAAFDVACSAFGALPFVADAGAVFREVRRVLRPGGRFVFSVSHPVRWAFPDDPGPRGLTSDRSYFDRSPYVERDDAGTPTYVEHHRTLGDWVGLLVAAGLTITALLEPEWPEGHERTWGGWSPLRGRHLPGTAIFSCARP; the protein is encoded by the coding sequence GTGCTGTCGTCCTCCTCGCGGGCCAACCGCTGGTGGTGGGACGGCAACGCCGACGACTACCAGCTGGAGCACGGCGATTTCCTGCGCGACGCCGGGTTCGTGTGGTGCCCGGAAGGCGTGGACGAGGCCGAGGCGCGGCTGCTCGGCGAGGTGCGCGGGCGCCGGGTGCTGGAGATCGGCTGCGGCGCGGCCCAGTGCGCGCGGTGGCTGGCCGGGCAGGGGGCCGCGGTGGCGGCGTTCGACGTGTCGCACCGGCAGCTCCAGCACTCCCGGCGCCTCGACCTCGGCACCGGGGTGCGCGTGCCCGCGGTGCAGGCCGACGCCGAGGCGATGCCGTTCGCCGACGCCGCCTTCGACGTGGCCTGCTCGGCGTTCGGGGCGCTGCCGTTCGTGGCCGACGCCGGGGCCGTCTTCCGCGAGGTGCGCAGGGTGCTGCGGCCGGGCGGGCGGTTCGTGTTCTCGGTGAGCCATCCGGTGCGGTGGGCGTTCCCCGACGATCCCGGGCCGCGCGGGCTGACCTCCGACCGGTCCTACTTCGACCGCTCCCCCTACGTGGAGCGCGACGACGCCGGCACGCCCACGTACGTCGAGCACCACCGCACGCTGGGCGACTGGGTGGGCCTGCTGGTGGCCGCCGGGCTGACCATCACCGCTCTGCTGGAGCCGGAGTGGCCCGAGGGGCACGAGCGGACGTGGGGCGGCTGGAGCCCGCTGCGGGGCCGCCACCTGCCCGGCACGGCGATCTTCAGCTGCGCGCGTCCCTAG
- a CDS encoding DUF4191 domain-containing protein: MAKSEDPEKPGRIKQLRMIAQIIKQANPKGMPLVFLSAVGTLAVIVVIGLVTGYLWYSVFIGVLAAFTVGLVVFGQLAQKAQYSILHGQTGAAAAVLQGMRGNWQVTPAIAVNRDQDLVHLVVGHPGVVLVSEGPGNRVAKMLAAEKKRVARVVLGVEIYDVQCGDGEGQVPLGKLQRHLMKLPRNLKKPAVNEVKDRLRSLPRNMPLPKGPMPKGARMPRGPKMR, from the coding sequence ATGGCAAAGTCCGAGGACCCAGAGAAGCCGGGGCGCATCAAGCAGCTCCGCATGATCGCGCAGATCATCAAGCAGGCCAACCCCAAGGGGATGCCCCTCGTCTTCCTCTCCGCGGTGGGCACGCTTGCCGTGATCGTCGTGATCGGCCTGGTCACGGGCTATTTGTGGTATTCGGTGTTCATCGGCGTGCTGGCCGCGTTCACGGTCGGCCTGGTGGTGTTCGGGCAGCTCGCCCAGAAGGCCCAGTACTCGATCCTGCACGGGCAGACCGGCGCGGCGGCGGCGGTGCTGCAGGGCATGCGCGGCAACTGGCAGGTCACCCCGGCCATCGCGGTCAACCGCGACCAGGACCTCGTGCACCTGGTGGTCGGCCACCCGGGCGTGGTGCTGGTGTCGGAGGGGCCGGGCAACCGGGTGGCGAAGATGCTGGCGGCCGAGAAGAAGCGGGTCGCGCGGGTGGTGCTGGGCGTCGAGATCTACGACGTGCAGTGCGGCGACGGCGAGGGCCAGGTGCCGCTCGGCAAGCTGCAGCGCCATCTGATGAAGCTGCCGCGCAACCTGAAGAAGCCGGCGGTCAACGAGGTCAAGGACCGCCTGCGGTCGCTGCCGCGCAACATGCCGCTGCCCAAGGGCCCGATGCCCAAGGGGGCCCGCATGCCGCGCGGCCCCAAGATGCGCTAG
- a CDS encoding glycoside hydrolase family 3 C-terminal domain-containing protein yields MKTVGVDFDVLVASLDLTAKIRLLTGADMWSLPPMPRIGLDRLVMSDGPIGVRGEQWSPGDPSIALPSPTALAATWDLDLVRRAGRLLAQEARRKGVHVLLAPTLNLHRSPLGGRHFECYSEDPYLTGEIGAAYVEGVQEGGVATTPKHFVANDFETDRFTADVRVGEKALREVYLRPFERVVRAGAWGLMTAYNAVNGTTMTEHAELVNGVLKDEWGFDGLVVSDWTAVRSTEAAALGGTDVAMPGPYGPWGDKLEAAVREGRVPEAAIDDRVRRVLRLAHRVGALRPPAGSSSAASSPAGSSSPAASSSAAAAEAAPAREEIDGVALAREVAVRGCTLLTNDGLLPLREGVTLAVIGAAAGEARIMGGGSAQVFPDRVVSPLAGLRARAEVRHALGTDPRVRLSPISSPARAEFLDADGGVLAAHPLPVAEARWIGQLPRDVDGERLRAVRLRTTYTPEVSGEHVLSVAGVGAFTMSVDGEVVLDATVEAPGGDPAAAFLSPPEQRVSVPMAAGRPYELCVTHPSGVFGGMAFVAFTLGHAAPGPGEDELLAEAVRVAAACDVAVVVAATTPEVESEGFDRVTLALPGRQDELIRAVIAANPRTVVVVNAGSPVELPWAADAAAVLLTWFPGQEAGTALADVLFGDAEPGGRLPTTWPRRLADAPVTAVTPVDGVLAYDEGVRIGYRAWRRAGAEPAFWFGHGLGYTTWSYDQVAAEGTTVTVAVTNTGDRPGREVVQLYARPAGGDDVRLAGFDVVEADPGQTVLATVFLDERAFQEWQDGGWRPIEGEHVVTAGRGVTGPGPSVTVRIPPTAK; encoded by the coding sequence GTGAAGACTGTCGGCGTGGACTTCGACGTGCTTGTCGCCTCCCTCGACCTGACCGCCAAGATCCGGCTGCTCACCGGAGCGGACATGTGGTCGCTCCCCCCGATGCCCCGGATCGGCCTCGACCGGCTCGTCATGAGCGACGGGCCCATCGGCGTCCGCGGCGAGCAGTGGAGCCCCGGCGACCCGTCGATCGCGCTGCCCAGCCCCACCGCGCTCGCCGCGACCTGGGACCTCGACCTGGTCCGGCGGGCCGGGCGGCTGCTCGCCCAGGAGGCCCGGCGCAAGGGCGTGCACGTGCTGCTCGCGCCCACGCTCAACCTGCACCGCTCGCCGCTCGGCGGCCGGCACTTCGAGTGCTACTCCGAGGACCCGTACCTGACGGGCGAGATCGGGGCCGCCTACGTCGAGGGCGTGCAGGAGGGCGGGGTGGCCACCACGCCCAAGCACTTCGTGGCCAACGACTTCGAGACCGACCGGTTCACCGCCGACGTGCGGGTCGGGGAGAAGGCGCTGCGCGAGGTCTACCTGCGGCCGTTCGAGCGGGTCGTGCGGGCCGGGGCGTGGGGGCTGATGACCGCCTACAACGCGGTCAACGGCACGACCATGACCGAGCACGCCGAGCTGGTCAACGGGGTGCTGAAGGACGAGTGGGGGTTCGACGGGCTCGTGGTGTCGGACTGGACGGCGGTGCGCTCCACCGAGGCCGCCGCGCTCGGCGGCACCGACGTGGCGATGCCCGGGCCGTACGGGCCGTGGGGGGACAAGCTGGAGGCGGCGGTGCGCGAGGGCCGGGTGCCCGAGGCCGCGATCGACGACCGGGTCCGGCGCGTCCTGCGCCTGGCCCACCGCGTCGGCGCCCTCCGCCCGCCCGCCGGCTCCTCGTCCGCCGCCTCCTCCCCCGCCGGCTCCTCGTCCCCCGCTGCCTCCTCGTCCGCCGCTGCCGCGGAGGCCGCGCCGGCGCGCGAGGAGATCGACGGGGTGGCGCTCGCCCGCGAGGTGGCCGTGCGGGGCTGCACGCTGCTGACCAACGACGGCCTGCTCCCCCTCCGCGAGGGCGTCACGCTCGCCGTCATCGGCGCCGCCGCCGGCGAGGCCAGGATCATGGGCGGCGGCAGCGCCCAGGTCTTCCCCGACCGGGTCGTCTCCCCGCTGGCGGGCCTGCGCGCCCGCGCCGAGGTCCGGCACGCCCTCGGCACCGACCCCCGCGTCCGCCTGTCGCCGATCTCCTCCCCCGCCAGGGCCGAGTTCCTGGACGCAGACGGCGGCGTGCTGGCCGCGCACCCGCTGCCCGTCGCCGAGGCCCGCTGGATCGGGCAGCTCCCGCGCGACGTGGACGGCGAGCGGCTGCGGGCGGTCCGGCTGCGGACGACGTACACGCCGGAGGTCTCGGGCGAGCACGTGCTGTCGGTCGCCGGGGTGGGCGCGTTCACGATGAGCGTGGACGGCGAAGTCGTCCTCGACGCGACCGTCGAGGCGCCCGGCGGCGACCCGGCGGCGGCGTTCCTGTCGCCGCCCGAGCAGCGGGTGAGCGTGCCGATGGCGGCGGGCCGCCCGTACGAGCTGTGCGTGACGCACCCGTCGGGCGTGTTCGGCGGCATGGCGTTCGTGGCGTTCACGCTGGGCCACGCCGCGCCCGGGCCGGGCGAGGACGAGCTGCTGGCCGAGGCCGTGCGCGTGGCCGCCGCCTGCGACGTGGCGGTCGTGGTGGCCGCGACCACGCCGGAGGTGGAGAGCGAGGGCTTCGACCGGGTCACTCTCGCGCTGCCCGGCCGCCAGGACGAGCTGATCCGGGCGGTGATCGCGGCCAACCCGCGCACCGTGGTGGTGGTCAACGCGGGCTCGCCGGTCGAGCTGCCGTGGGCGGCGGACGCGGCGGCTGTGCTGCTGACCTGGTTCCCCGGCCAGGAGGCCGGGACGGCGCTGGCCGACGTGCTGTTCGGCGACGCCGAGCCGGGCGGCCGGCTGCCGACGACCTGGCCGCGCCGGCTGGCCGACGCGCCGGTCACCGCCGTGACGCCGGTGGACGGCGTGCTCGCCTACGACGAGGGCGTGCGCATCGGCTACCGGGCCTGGCGGCGGGCGGGGGCGGAGCCGGCGTTCTGGTTCGGGCACGGCCTGGGCTACACGACGTGGTCGTACGACCAGGTCGCCGCCGAGGGCACGACCGTCACCGTCGCCGTCACCAACACCGGCGACCGGCCGGGCCGCGAGGTCGTGCAGCTCTACGCGCGGCCCGCCGGCGGCGACGACGTGCGGCTGGCCGGGTTCGACGTGGTCGAGGCCGATCCCGGGCAGACGGTGCTGGCCACCGTGTTCCTCGACGAGCGGGCCTTCCAGGAGTGGCAGGACGGCGGCTGGCGGCCGATCGAGGGCGAGCACGTGGTCACGGCGGGACGCGGCGTCACCGGGCCGGGGCCGTCCGTCACCGTCCGGATCCCGCCCACGGCGAAATAG
- a CDS encoding alpha/beta fold hydrolase: protein MPGAAVVLSGTAVSADGTPIAYDRYGSGPAVVLVAGAMMERGHPTLAGLAQALAPWFTVYSYDRRGRGGSGDTAPYAVEREIEDLAAVVAAAGGSAKVFGGSSGAALALEAAGRLPGVRELALWEPPYHVDDSAPPLPDDFAAQLGALVAAGRRGEAVERFMVEAAEMPAATVAAMRAEPFWAEAEAVAHTLAYEAAVLGPGNALPAARLAAIDRPTLVLTGEDSPAWMRNAGAAVAAAVPGAAHRVLEDQTHGVAVEALAPELLEFFAQR from the coding sequence GTGCCTGGTGCAGCCGTCGTCCTGAGCGGCACGGCCGTCTCGGCGGACGGCACGCCCATCGCCTACGACCGCTACGGCTCCGGCCCGGCCGTGGTGCTGGTGGCCGGGGCCATGATGGAGCGCGGCCACCCGACGCTGGCGGGCCTCGCCCAGGCCCTGGCCCCCTGGTTCACGGTCTACAGCTACGACCGGCGGGGCCGGGGCGGCAGCGGCGACACCGCCCCCTACGCCGTCGAGCGGGAGATCGAGGACCTGGCCGCGGTCGTCGCGGCGGCCGGCGGGAGCGCGAAGGTGTTCGGCGGGTCGTCGGGGGCGGCCTTGGCGCTGGAGGCCGCCGGGCGGCTGCCCGGGGTGCGCGAGCTGGCGCTGTGGGAGCCGCCGTACCACGTGGACGACTCCGCGCCGCCGCTGCCGGACGACTTCGCCGCGCAGCTCGGCGCGCTGGTGGCGGCCGGCCGGCGCGGCGAGGCCGTGGAGCGGTTCATGGTCGAGGCGGCCGAGATGCCCGCCGCGACGGTGGCCGCGATGCGCGCGGAGCCGTTCTGGGCGGAGGCGGAGGCCGTGGCGCACACGCTCGCCTACGAGGCGGCCGTGCTGGGGCCGGGCAACGCGCTGCCGGCCGCCCGGCTGGCCGCGATCGACCGGCCGACGCTGGTGCTCACCGGCGAGGACAGCCCCGCCTGGATGCGCAACGCGGGCGCGGCCGTCGCCGCGGCGGTGCCCGGCGCGGCGCACCGGGTGCTGGAGGACCAGACGCACGGCGTGGCGGTGGAGGCGCTGGCGCCCGAGCTGCTGGAGTTCTTCGCCCAGAGGTAA